In one window of Janthinobacterium sp. 1_2014MBL_MicDiv DNA:
- a CDS encoding TonB-dependent receptor plug domain-containing protein, which translates to MLQLNDRQGSTPRLRQLAQAVPAAMLVLTASGVAHAQTAPAGDGVLGASPLEAVIVTGARGTGRTVANSAAPIDVISAQQLLATGKLNLLDALDTALPSFNLPARVQPDLGSIVRAGQLRNLDPSHTLVLVNGKRRHTTAIVNEDGFPGSVATDLALIPTGAIARVEILRDGASAIYGSDAIAGVINIILKSDDKLSASTQLGSTYAGDGTNGYVRVDGGTRLGERGFAHFGAEVQRQGIAVRNFGLNPGYLSYPAVRNSDGQLVKLGPNNSLPAGASPNPAEATRNSNPWRNTGVPQSTTASLSANLGYDVSPDVQLYGFGTYAHRDARSAQNFRLPNTIFNNNRGLLSVYPDGFTPYETTSENDFSLTGGIKGETGGWAWDLSTTYGRDDIDVGVEHSANYSLTYPGGKTDFDIGNQRYSRSTTNADLRRPVQLGWAEPADFSVGLEYSHETQQRSPGEPASYQGSGSSALAGYLPVDASDTARHSYAAYIGLGAKLTPQLLLDTALRAEKYSDFGSKTTGRLSARFDVTPAVAVRGTVSNGFHAPSLVTQSYSNTSDHAGVPYTLAQPNSAAARALGAQPLKPEKSTNLSAGLTFHPASTLRLAVDAYQIKVSDRLGVSSNIGIDRSSGVALDGSGRPLTAAQASVIENLLRSAGLTVGNGLVAHYFANVGDTRTRGIDFTAEDVLRVADGKLRWTAAANFNRTSLVGKAELPAVLQGLPNIGTLSKSAEYDLLYRAPRDKEIVTLAYEKAGWTVNVRETRYGKLKRLNAITGGDYQLKAAFVTDISVGYDVSKRINVTVGANNVFDQKPSQVPREARSASNLAQYTGAYDNSGPLGVLGGYYYARATVSF; encoded by the coding sequence ATGCTGCAACTGAATGACAGGCAAGGCTCCACCCCGCGCTTGCGGCAATTGGCGCAAGCCGTGCCGGCTGCCATGCTCGTGCTGACCGCGTCCGGCGTGGCCCATGCGCAAACGGCGCCGGCAGGCGACGGCGTGCTGGGCGCCAGCCCGCTGGAAGCCGTGATCGTCACGGGCGCGCGCGGCACGGGCCGCACGGTGGCCAACAGCGCCGCGCCCATCGATGTGATCAGCGCGCAGCAACTGCTGGCGACCGGCAAGCTGAACCTGCTCGATGCGCTGGACACGGCCTTGCCGTCGTTCAATTTGCCAGCCCGCGTGCAGCCCGACCTGGGCAGCATCGTGCGCGCGGGCCAGCTGCGCAACCTGGACCCATCGCACACGCTGGTGCTGGTCAATGGCAAGCGCCGGCATACGACGGCCATCGTCAATGAGGATGGCTTTCCCGGTTCCGTGGCCACCGACCTGGCCCTGATTCCCACGGGCGCCATTGCCCGCGTGGAAATCCTGCGCGATGGCGCCTCGGCCATCTACGGTTCCGATGCCATCGCCGGCGTCATCAACATCATCCTGAAGTCGGATGACAAGCTCAGCGCCAGCACGCAACTCGGTTCCACCTACGCGGGCGATGGCACGAACGGTTACGTGCGCGTCGATGGCGGCACGCGATTGGGCGAACGCGGCTTTGCCCACTTCGGCGCCGAAGTCCAGCGCCAGGGCATTGCCGTGCGTAACTTCGGCTTGAACCCCGGCTACCTGTCGTATCCGGCCGTGCGCAACAGCGACGGCCAGCTGGTGAAGCTGGGACCGAACAACAGCTTGCCGGCCGGCGCCTCGCCGAACCCGGCCGAAGCGACGCGCAACAGCAATCCGTGGCGCAACACGGGCGTACCGCAAAGCACGACCGCCTCGCTCAGCGCCAACCTCGGCTATGACGTGTCGCCCGACGTGCAACTGTACGGCTTCGGCACGTATGCGCACCGCGACGCCCGTTCGGCGCAGAATTTCCGCTTGCCCAATACCATCTTCAATAACAACCGTGGCTTGCTGTCCGTGTATCCGGATGGTTTCACGCCGTATGAAACGACGAGTGAAAACGATTTTTCGCTGACGGGCGGCATCAAGGGCGAGACGGGCGGCTGGGCCTGGGACCTGAGCACGACGTATGGCCGCGACGATATCGACGTGGGCGTGGAACACTCGGCCAACTATTCGCTCACTTACCCTGGCGGCAAGACGGATTTTGATATTGGAAACCAGCGCTACAGCCGCTCGACGACGAATGCGGACCTGCGCCGTCCCGTGCAACTGGGATGGGCCGAGCCGGCCGATTTCAGCGTCGGTCTCGAATACTCGCATGAAACGCAGCAGCGCAGCCCGGGCGAGCCTGCGTCTTACCAGGGCAGCGGCTCGTCGGCACTGGCCGGCTACCTGCCCGTCGACGCATCCGACACGGCGCGCCACAGCTATGCCGCATATATCGGCCTGGGCGCGAAACTGACGCCGCAGTTGCTGCTCGACACGGCCCTGCGCGCCGAGAAATATTCGGACTTCGGCAGCAAGACGACGGGGCGCTTGTCCGCGCGCTTTGACGTCACGCCCGCCGTGGCCGTGCGCGGCACCGTCAGCAATGGCTTCCACGCACCGAGCCTGGTGACGCAATCGTACTCGAACACGTCCGACCATGCGGGCGTGCCCTATACCCTGGCGCAACCGAATTCGGCTGCGGCGCGGGCCCTCGGCGCGCAACCTTTAAAGCCGGAAAAATCGACGAATCTGTCGGCCGGCCTGACGTTCCATCCTGCGTCGACCTTGCGCCTGGCCGTTGACGCGTATCAAATCAAGGTCAGCGACCGCCTGGGCGTGTCGTCGAACATCGGCATCGACCGCAGTTCGGGCGTGGCGCTCGATGGCAGTGGCCGGCCCTTGACGGCGGCACAGGCGAGCGTGATTGAAAACCTGCTGCGCTCGGCGGGGCTGACGGTGGGCAATGGCCTTGTCGCCCATTACTTTGCGAATGTGGGCGACACGCGCACGCGCGGCATCGACTTCACGGCCGAGGACGTGCTGCGCGTGGCCGACGGCAAGCTGCGCTGGACCGCGGCGGCCAATTTCAACCGCACTAGCCTGGTGGGCAAGGCGGAGCTGCCGGCCGTGCTGCAAGGCTTGCCGAACATCGGCACCCTGAGCAAGTCGGCCGAGTACGACTTGCTGTACCGGGCGCCGCGCGACAAGGAAATTGTCACGCTGGCGTATGAAAAAGCGGGCTGGACGGTGAACGTGCGCGAGACGCGCTACGGCAAGCTCAAGCGCCTGAACGCCATCACGGGCGGCGACTACCAGCTGAAGGCCGCCTTCGTGACGGACATCAGCGTCGGCTATGACGTCAGCAAGCGCATCAACGTGACGGTGGGCGCCAACAATGTGTTCGACCAGAAGCCGAGCCAGGTGCCGCGCGAGGCGCGCAGCGCGTCAAACCTGGCGCAGTACACGGGCGCGTATGACAACTCGGGGCCGCTGGGGGTGTTGGGCGGCTACTACTACGCGCGCGCCACCGTGTCCTTTTAA
- a CDS encoding substrate-binding periplasmic protein gives MRFLRTVGLPFCLFVLSAVAHAQAASPVAAPGASASRIVRFAAEDWPPFISRSLPADGMSGAMVSAIFERMGYVAKYEYFPWKRAMQFGLASPRYAGFLAVWRTPEREKLCHFSVPVGNTQGVLAYLKEDGVPGASLAELGKLRIGTVAGYSNGEQFDGMVARGELRTEEGLNDATNLKKLLIKRYRVIVIERHVLQHLLMGRNFSKAERERIGTIESVFKERPVHVCFQRDAEGAAWQKRFNEAARDVDTARLERDYWKRLDQSLATAPAPP, from the coding sequence ATGCGTTTCCTCCGGACAGTTGGTTTGCCCTTCTGTTTATTCGTCCTGTCTGCCGTGGCCCATGCCCAGGCGGCCTCTCCCGTGGCGGCGCCCGGCGCCTCCGCTTCGCGCATCGTCCGCTTCGCCGCGGAAGACTGGCCACCCTTCATCAGCCGCAGCCTGCCTGCCGATGGCATGTCAGGGGCGATGGTCAGCGCCATCTTCGAACGCATGGGCTATGTCGCCAAATACGAGTATTTTCCATGGAAGCGCGCCATGCAGTTCGGCCTGGCCAGTCCCCGTTACGCGGGTTTCCTGGCCGTCTGGCGCACCCCCGAACGGGAAAAACTCTGTCACTTTTCGGTTCCGGTTGGCAATACGCAGGGCGTGCTCGCGTATCTGAAGGAAGATGGCGTCCCTGGCGCCAGCCTGGCCGAGCTGGGCAAGCTGCGCATCGGCACCGTGGCCGGCTACTCGAACGGCGAGCAGTTCGATGGCATGGTGGCGCGCGGCGAGCTGAGGACGGAAGAGGGCTTGAACGATGCCACCAACCTCAAGAAACTCTTGATCAAGCGCTATCGCGTGATCGTCATCGAGCGCCATGTCTTGCAGCATTTGCTGATGGGCCGCAATTTCAGCAAGGCCGAGCGCGAACGCATCGGCACCATCGAGTCCGTCTTCAAGGAGCGCCCCGTGCACGTGTGCTTCCAGCGCGATGCGGAAGGCGCGGCGTGGCAAAAGCGTTTCAACGAGGCGGCGCGCGACGTCGACACGGCCCGCCTCGAACGCGATTACTGGAAGCGCCTGGACCAGAGCCTGGCCACGGCGCCAGCGCCTCCCTGA